In Nocardioides sp. zg-1228, a single window of DNA contains:
- a CDS encoding succinate dehydrogenase/fumarate reductase iron-sulfur subunit: MAYDLRMRVWRGDADGGDLTDYTVEVSEGEVVLDALHRLQATQTGDLAIRWNCKAGKCGSCSAEINGRPRLLCMTRLSDFDPAETITVTPMRTFPVIRDLVTDVSFNYEKAKELPYAELGPRDADGRRRMMQVDVERGQEFRKCIECYLCQDVCHVVRDHEDNKQHFAGPRFLIRYAELDMHPLDTHDRRRLAQDAAGLGMCNITKCCTEVCPEGIHITDNAIIPMKERVVDRKYDPLVWLGNKIGLRSKDDEGRTEV; the protein is encoded by the coding sequence ATGGCCTACGACCTGAGGATGCGCGTGTGGCGGGGCGACGCCGACGGGGGTGACCTCACCGACTACACCGTCGAGGTCTCCGAGGGCGAGGTGGTGCTCGACGCGCTGCACCGGCTGCAGGCGACGCAGACGGGCGACCTGGCGATCCGCTGGAACTGCAAGGCCGGCAAGTGCGGCTCGTGCAGCGCCGAGATCAACGGTCGGCCCCGCCTGCTGTGCATGACCCGGCTCTCCGACTTCGACCCGGCCGAGACCATCACCGTGACGCCGATGCGCACGTTCCCGGTGATCCGCGACCTGGTCACCGACGTGTCGTTCAACTACGAGAAGGCCAAGGAGCTGCCCTACGCCGAGCTCGGGCCCCGCGACGCGGACGGCAGGCGGCGGATGATGCAGGTCGACGTGGAGCGCGGCCAGGAGTTCCGCAAGTGCATCGAGTGCTACCTGTGCCAGGACGTGTGCCACGTGGTCCGCGACCACGAGGACAACAAGCAGCACTTCGCCGGCCCCCGCTTCCTCATCCGCTATGCCGAGCTCGACATGCACCCCCTCGACACCCACGACCGCCGCCGGCTCGCGCAGGACGCGGCCGGCCTCGGGATGTGCAACATCACCAAGTGCTGCACCGAGGTCTGCCCGGAGGGCATCCACATCACCGACAACGCGATCATCCCGATGAAGGAGCGCGTGGTGGACCGCAAGTACGACCCGCTGGTGTGGCTCGGCAACAAGATCGGCCTCCGGAGCAAGGACGACGAGGGCCGCACGGAGGTCTGA
- a CDS encoding APC family permease, whose amino-acid sequence MDGPHAPDRSIGTIGLTFVAVGGVVGSGVLFAPLFAAQQAGPAAIIAWPIAGLMLVTVALVYAEISAMLPVVGGLGLLPTYSHGQGVGIAIGWVAWVGYVTAAPIETQAMLEYASNEPAFDWLFVAGAASDGESALSLPGIAAATVVLVAFTGLNAFGVALFTRINSALTWVKLVIPVAIAVALLTRFSTAPIRETGFAPEGMTGVLSAITTGGVVFAFLGFRHALDLAGEARRPQVTIPVALVGGILICTVLFTLLQLGFVGAVDPAELDSGWAGLDKGGANGPLAALLSGLGMTVLAKLVVADAVLGPFGAGLVSTASTGRLTVAVAQNGLFPRALSAFSRHGVPMRAMVLNLVVGLALLLAFRDGWSELLSYNSGAIVLSMCLGPVTVMALRHQVPDRVRPFRLHAVSVMARVAFVVITLIIYWTGWETMVKLTIPIAVGVAVLAWRVLRDPQLRGSLALGSLVWLGPYYAGALLLTFLGRFGGGRDVLPAGVDMVVVTVFALALFEWGVRSALPAADAAALVATVPPVRAS is encoded by the coding sequence ATGGACGGGCCGCACGCTCCCGATCGGTCGATCGGCACGATCGGGCTGACCTTCGTCGCCGTCGGCGGCGTGGTCGGCTCCGGGGTGCTGTTCGCCCCCCTGTTCGCGGCCCAGCAGGCCGGGCCCGCCGCGATCATCGCGTGGCCGATCGCGGGGTTGATGCTCGTCACCGTCGCGCTGGTCTATGCCGAGATCTCCGCCATGCTGCCGGTCGTCGGCGGCCTCGGCCTGCTGCCCACCTACAGCCACGGGCAGGGGGTCGGCATCGCGATCGGCTGGGTGGCCTGGGTCGGCTACGTGACGGCCGCGCCGATCGAGACGCAGGCGATGCTCGAGTACGCCAGCAACGAGCCGGCCTTCGACTGGCTGTTCGTCGCGGGAGCCGCCTCCGACGGGGAGAGTGCGCTGAGCCTGCCGGGGATCGCGGCGGCAACGGTCGTGCTGGTGGCCTTCACCGGGCTCAACGCGTTCGGGGTGGCCCTCTTCACCCGCATCAACAGCGCGCTGACCTGGGTCAAGCTCGTCATCCCGGTGGCGATCGCCGTCGCCCTGCTCACCCGCTTCTCCACCGCCCCGATCCGCGAGACGGGGTTCGCCCCCGAGGGGATGACCGGGGTGCTGAGCGCCATCACCACGGGCGGTGTCGTCTTCGCGTTCCTCGGGTTCCGGCATGCACTGGACCTCGCCGGTGAGGCGCGGCGACCACAGGTGACCATCCCCGTGGCCCTGGTCGGCGGCATCCTCATCTGCACCGTGCTGTTCACCCTCCTCCAGCTCGGGTTCGTCGGCGCTGTGGACCCCGCCGAGCTCGACAGCGGCTGGGCCGGCCTCGACAAGGGTGGGGCCAACGGGCCGCTCGCGGCGCTGCTGTCCGGCCTCGGCATGACGGTGCTGGCCAAGCTGGTGGTGGCGGACGCCGTGCTCGGACCCTTCGGCGCGGGCCTGGTCTCGACCGCGTCCACCGGTCGCCTCACCGTGGCCGTCGCGCAGAACGGGCTCTTCCCGCGCGCGCTGTCGGCGTTCAGCCGCCACGGCGTCCCGATGCGGGCGATGGTGCTCAACCTGGTGGTCGGGCTGGCCCTGCTGCTCGCCTTCCGCGACGGGTGGTCGGAGCTCCTGTCCTACAACTCCGGTGCCATCGTGCTCTCGATGTGCCTGGGCCCGGTGACCGTGATGGCGCTGCGGCACCAGGTGCCCGACCGCGTGCGTCCGTTCCGCCTCCACGCGGTGTCGGTGATGGCGCGGGTCGCCTTCGTCGTGATCACCCTGATCATCTACTGGACCGGCTGGGAGACGATGGTCAAGCTGACCATCCCGATCGCCGTCGGCGTCGCGGTGCTGGCGTGGCGCGTCCTGCGCGACCCGCAGCTGCGGGGATCGCTCGCGCTGGGCTCGCTGGTGTGGCTCGGGCCCTACTACGCCGGGGCGCTGCTGCTGACCTTCCTCGGCAGGTTCGGCGGCGGCCGCGACGTGCTGCCCGCTGGGGTCGACATGGTGGTGGTCACCGTGTTCGCGCTGGCCCTGTTCGAGTGGGGCGTGCGCTCGGCGCTGCCCGCCGCCGACGCGGCCGCGCTGGTCGCCACCGTCCCGCCGGTACGGGCGTCCTGA
- a CDS encoding fumarate reductase/succinate dehydrogenase flavoprotein subunit — protein sequence MSERHPMTGNEMSPEARAGMERHTYDVVVIGAGGAGLRAAIAAHEAGARTAVVCKSLLGKAHTVMAEGGAAAALGNRWPEDSWKVHFRDTMRGGKMLNNWRMAQLHAQEAPERVLELEDWGALFDRTEDGLISQRDFGGHRYARLAHVGDRTGLELIRTLQQRTVQLGIDVYMECTVTEVLKEGGRVAGAFGYWRETGRFITFEAPSVVLATGGIGKSYKVTSNSWEYTGDGHALALRAGASLINMEFVQFHPTGMVWPPSVKGLLVTESVRGDGGILRNSEGKRFMFDYIPDFFRSETADTEEEADRWYDDKANNRRPPELLPRDEVARAINSEIKAGRGSPHGGIFLDIASRRDADYIRKRLPSMYHQFKELADVDITAEPMEIGPTCHYVMGGVEVDSDTQRSGVEGLYAAGEVSGGMHGSNRLGGNSLSDLLVFGKRAGEAAAAHAVSGPRPAVDEADVKAAQADALAPFEVSAGPGGGGENPYTIQHDLQDTMNDLVGIIRTAAELEESLGHLDRLKERAAAMVVEGHRQYNPGWHLALDLRNMLLVSECIAKAALARQESRGGHTRDDFPGPDPEWGAKNLVLTLDATGSGVDIAEKALPVMPEDLEQLFQDT from the coding sequence ATGAGCGAGCGGCATCCGATGACGGGCAACGAGATGTCGCCCGAGGCCCGGGCGGGCATGGAGCGCCACACCTACGACGTCGTGGTGATCGGCGCCGGCGGCGCGGGGCTGAGGGCCGCGATCGCCGCCCACGAGGCGGGCGCGCGCACGGCCGTGGTGTGCAAGTCGCTGCTCGGCAAGGCGCACACCGTGATGGCCGAGGGTGGGGCCGCGGCTGCGCTGGGCAACCGGTGGCCGGAGGACAGCTGGAAGGTGCACTTCCGCGACACGATGCGCGGCGGCAAGATGCTCAACAACTGGCGCATGGCGCAGCTGCACGCTCAGGAGGCGCCCGAGCGGGTGCTCGAGCTCGAGGACTGGGGTGCGCTGTTCGACCGCACCGAGGACGGGCTGATCTCCCAGCGCGACTTCGGCGGGCACCGCTACGCCCGGCTCGCCCACGTCGGCGACCGCACCGGGCTCGAGCTGATCCGCACGCTGCAGCAGCGCACGGTGCAGCTCGGGATCGACGTCTACATGGAGTGCACGGTCACCGAGGTGCTCAAGGAGGGCGGGCGGGTGGCCGGGGCGTTCGGCTACTGGCGCGAGACCGGTCGCTTCATCACGTTCGAGGCGCCGAGCGTGGTGCTCGCGACCGGCGGCATCGGCAAGTCCTACAAGGTCACCTCCAACTCCTGGGAGTACACCGGTGACGGGCACGCGCTGGCACTGCGCGCGGGGGCCAGCCTGATCAACATGGAGTTCGTGCAGTTCCACCCCACCGGCATGGTGTGGCCGCCGTCGGTCAAGGGCCTGCTGGTCACCGAGTCGGTGCGCGGCGACGGCGGCATCCTGCGAAACTCCGAGGGCAAGCGCTTCATGTTCGACTACATCCCCGACTTCTTCCGGTCCGAGACGGCCGACACCGAGGAGGAGGCCGACCGGTGGTACGACGACAAGGCCAACAACCGGCGCCCACCCGAGCTGCTGCCACGCGACGAGGTCGCCCGCGCCATCAACTCCGAGATCAAGGCCGGACGCGGGTCACCGCACGGCGGGATCTTCCTCGACATCGCCAGCCGCCGCGACGCCGACTACATCCGCAAGCGGCTGCCGTCGATGTACCACCAGTTCAAGGAGCTCGCCGACGTCGACATCACCGCCGAGCCGATGGAGATCGGGCCGACGTGCCACTACGTGATGGGCGGTGTCGAGGTCGACTCCGACACCCAGCGCTCGGGCGTCGAGGGGCTCTACGCCGCGGGTGAGGTGAGCGGCGGCATGCACGGCTCCAACCGGCTGGGCGGCAACTCGCTGTCCGACCTGCTCGTGTTCGGCAAGCGCGCCGGCGAGGCCGCGGCGGCGCACGCCGTCTCGGGCCCGCGGCCGGCGGTCGACGAGGCGGACGTGAAGGCGGCCCAGGCCGACGCGCTGGCGCCGTTCGAGGTCTCTGCCGGCCCGGGGGGAGGGGGGGAGAACCCCTACACGATCCAGCACGACCTGCAGGACACGATGAACGACCTGGTCGGCATCATCCGCACCGCCGCGGAGCTCGAGGAGTCCCTCGGTCACCTCGACCGCCTCAAGGAGCGGGCGGCCGCGATGGTCGTCGAGGGTCACCGCCAGTACAACCCGGGCTGGCACCTCGCGCTCGACCTGCGCAACATGCTGCTGGTCAGCGAGTGCATCGCCAAGGCCGCGCTGGCGCGCCAGGAATCGCGGGGCGGGCACACCCGGGACGACTTCCCGGGGCCCGACCCCGAGTGGGGCGCGAAGAACCTGGTGCTCACCCTCGACGCGACCGGGTCGGGCGTCGACATCGCCGAGAAGGCGCTGCCGGTGATGCCCGAGGACCTCGAGCAGCTCTTCCAGGACACGTGA
- a CDS encoding DUF2776 family protein, which translates to MNYWISVVFRAIPLAMMAVCIGFGLYVWNAADAPGNYVAGRVVTILGAICLCLFCTAATIIRQLIGRFNAVDKVVYPALGYASAIGTSVYGVSLFAGVSGSGQSPEYVAGHVVLGLGLICGCVSTVALASTKFTLIPANSARPAGDRTPPPAAFSGPVVAVLGALPVGLAALAWGFGIANLLMTTSPSRFTVGHVVSGLAMICTSLIGLVWSILRQVQDTYGPRDRVAWPWLVIAMGSAAILWGIVLLVLDTEPYYRTPGFVMIGLGLVCFSILSKVGLLALVWRRTFSLANRVPLIPVVTALSCLFLAAFVFQAAFTDTNVFIAAHVLVGLGAICFTLYSIVSILESGTSSHGD; encoded by the coding sequence ATGAACTACTGGATCAGCGTCGTCTTCCGTGCCATCCCGCTGGCGATGATGGCGGTCTGCATCGGCTTCGGCCTCTACGTGTGGAACGCCGCGGACGCGCCGGGAAACTACGTGGCAGGCCGGGTGGTCACCATCCTCGGCGCGATCTGCCTGTGCCTGTTCTGCACGGCGGCGACGATCATCCGGCAGCTCATCGGACGCTTCAACGCCGTCGACAAGGTGGTCTACCCCGCTCTCGGCTACGCGTCCGCCATCGGCACCTCGGTCTACGGCGTCTCCCTGTTCGCCGGGGTCTCGGGCAGCGGCCAGAGCCCCGAGTACGTCGCCGGGCACGTCGTCCTCGGTCTCGGCCTGATCTGCGGCTGCGTGTCCACGGTCGCCCTGGCGTCGACCAAGTTCACGCTCATCCCCGCCAACTCCGCCAGGCCGGCCGGCGACCGCACGCCCCCGCCGGCGGCGTTCTCCGGGCCCGTCGTCGCCGTGCTGGGGGCGCTCCCGGTCGGGCTCGCCGCGCTCGCGTGGGGCTTCGGCATCGCCAACCTGCTGATGACCACCTCACCGAGCCGCTTCACGGTGGGCCACGTCGTCAGCGGTCTCGCGATGATCTGCACGAGCCTCATCGGGCTGGTGTGGAGCATCCTGCGCCAGGTCCAGGACACCTACGGCCCGCGCGACCGCGTGGCGTGGCCCTGGCTGGTGATCGCGATGGGCAGCGCCGCGATCCTGTGGGGGATCGTGCTGCTGGTCCTCGACACCGAGCCGTACTACCGCACACCCGGGTTCGTGATGATCGGCCTGGGCCTGGTCTGCTTCAGCATCCTGAGCAAGGTCGGGCTGCTGGCCCTGGTGTGGCGGCGCACGTTCAGCCTGGCCAACCGGGTGCCCCTGATCCCGGTCGTCACCGCGCTCAGTTGCCTGTTCCTGGCGGCGTTCGTCTTCCAGGCCGCGTTCACCGACACCAACGTCTTCATCGCCGCCCACGTGCTCGTGGGGCTGGGAGCGATCTGCTTCACGCTCTACTCCATCGTCTCCATCCTGGAGAGCGGCACGTCGTCGCACGGCGACTGA
- a CDS encoding methylmalonyl-CoA mutase family protein — MTDLPGDLPGDLAGDLAGGLDEPEELQPAEGSLRLVGDDDRYDAAAWEAASAAVLRKARRLGEDAPDSDVWTALTRTTLDGIAVPPIGQPADLDALTTSGRPTRAGAWDVRTQVEVVDDKAANEAALQDLENGGTSLLLHLDTERDHDWATVLEGVLLDLAPVVLDRPTTEQVEAFADFLEGVEGALHPATNLSFDLQTLEMLHHRVRDDRVEARDLFAPLARRAIQLGVRGLVVDGTALHDQGASDAQELGWMVATGVAYLRLLADEGLSVEHAARLIEFRLAATDEQFPTIAKMRAARRLWARVLEASGGAGEMALHAVTSRPMTSGRDPWVNMLRGTVAAFAAGVGGADALTVVPFDEPLGAPDAFGRRIARNTSSLLIEESHVAAVTDPAGGSYAVERLTDDLAAAGWAELGRIESAGGALADEARAGVKERVRAVRAERDAQVADRSRPLTGVSEFPHLDEVLPEREHLPHRYVHHYGRAFEDMRAEPAATPVFLATMGPVAAHTARATFATNLLAAGGVAVEAAGPTDGVDAVVAAYSGQRVVCLAGTDAAYAEWGADLVAALRAAGASYVVLAGTPGERTVTDVDDSCAMGVDALGFLAHIREELAR; from the coding sequence ATGACCGACCTTCCTGGCGACCTCCCAGGTGATCTCGCAGGTGATCTCGCAGGTGGCCTCGACGAGCCCGAGGAGCTGCAGCCCGCAGAGGGCTCGCTCCGCCTGGTGGGCGACGATGACCGCTACGACGCCGCGGCATGGGAGGCGGCGAGCGCCGCCGTCCTGCGCAAGGCCCGCCGGCTCGGCGAGGACGCGCCCGACTCCGACGTCTGGACGGCCCTCACCCGCACCACGCTCGACGGCATCGCGGTCCCACCGATCGGGCAGCCGGCCGACCTCGACGCCCTCACGACCTCGGGCCGCCCGACCCGCGCCGGCGCCTGGGACGTGCGTACGCAGGTGGAGGTGGTCGACGACAAGGCCGCCAACGAGGCGGCCCTGCAGGACCTCGAGAACGGTGGCACGTCGCTGCTGCTGCACCTCGACACCGAGCGCGACCACGACTGGGCCACCGTGCTGGAGGGCGTGCTGCTCGACCTGGCGCCGGTCGTGCTCGACCGCCCGACGACCGAGCAGGTCGAGGCCTTCGCCGACTTCCTCGAGGGGGTGGAGGGCGCGCTGCACCCGGCCACCAACCTCTCCTTCGACCTGCAGACCCTCGAGATGCTCCACCACCGCGTCCGCGACGACCGCGTCGAGGCCCGGGACCTGTTCGCCCCGCTGGCGCGCCGGGCCATCCAGCTGGGCGTGCGCGGCCTCGTCGTCGACGGCACCGCGCTGCACGACCAGGGCGCGAGCGACGCCCAGGAGCTGGGCTGGATGGTCGCGACCGGCGTGGCCTACCTCCGGTTGCTCGCCGACGAGGGCCTCTCCGTCGAGCACGCGGCGCGGCTCATCGAGTTCCGGCTGGCCGCCACCGACGAGCAGTTCCCCACGATCGCCAAGATGCGCGCCGCGCGCCGGCTGTGGGCCCGGGTGCTCGAGGCCTCCGGTGGCGCCGGCGAGATGGCGCTGCACGCGGTCACCAGCCGCCCCATGACCAGCGGGCGCGACCCGTGGGTCAACATGCTGCGCGGCACCGTCGCGGCCTTCGCGGCGGGCGTCGGCGGCGCCGACGCCCTCACCGTCGTGCCGTTCGACGAGCCGCTCGGCGCGCCCGACGCGTTCGGTCGCCGCATCGCCCGCAACACCTCCTCGCTCCTGATCGAGGAGTCCCACGTCGCCGCGGTCACCGACCCGGCCGGCGGGTCCTACGCCGTCGAGCGGCTCACCGACGACCTCGCGGCCGCCGGGTGGGCCGAGCTCGGCCGGATCGAGTCTGCCGGCGGGGCGCTCGCCGACGAGGCCCGCGCCGGCGTCAAGGAGCGGGTGCGGGCCGTACGCGCCGAGCGCGACGCCCAGGTCGCCGACCGGTCGCGCCCCCTGACCGGCGTCTCGGAGTTCCCCCACCTCGACGAGGTGCTGCCCGAGCGTGAGCACCTGCCCCACCGCTACGTGCACCACTACGGCCGGGCCTTCGAGGACATGAGGGCCGAGCCCGCCGCGACCCCCGTCTTCCTCGCCACGATGGGCCCGGTCGCGGCACACACCGCCCGGGCGACCTTCGCCACCAACCTCCTCGCGGCCGGCGGTGTCGCCGTCGAGGCGGCCGGCCCCACCGACGGGGTCGACGCGGTCGTGGCGGCCTACTCCGGCCAGCGCGTCGTGTGCCTCGCCGGCACCGACGCGGCCTACGCCGAGTGGGGCGCCGACCTGGTGGCCGCGCTGCGGGCGGCAGGGGCGTCGTACGTCGTGCTCGCCGGCACGCCGGGGGAGCGGACCGTGACCGACGTCGACGACTCGTGCGCCATGGGGGTCGATGCGCTCGGCTTCCTGGCCCACATCCGAGAGGAGCTCGCCCGATGA
- a CDS encoding APC family permease, whose translation MATRDDSQATAPQGRAQARTSFISWTSMAILIATAVASVRGLPAMAAYDWASIFLYVLPAILFMVPVALVAAELASGWKGGIFVWVKEAYGDRLGFFAIWQQWMQNVAWYPAQLAFFASALAYVWDPALANSGIFTGLIILVVYWISTFIATLGVDAFAKVGTWGFLAGTLVPAAALIVFAAIFWAGGGTSHLPPIGDAEWFPKFTGLASIVLIVSNFLSYAGMEMNAVHVNEMRRPSTEFPKAIVLSVILILFVFILPTLAISVAVPGSSVNLTQGVLQAFDVFFNHLGMSWGTTVMALLIVIGILASVVTWIPGPSKGLLLVGKEGYLPPRLQGTNSHGMQVPIMMVQGIIVTAMAVLFAILPSVQSVFWILTAMAVQLYLLMYMVMFLAGMRLRRTHPDVKRGFRTPAMTLVGSVGFVASVAAFLLGFVEPSGNADATPQGVYILILVAGIVLLGVWPFVLYKLRKPEWKIETSPDNTHSDTTAQEA comes from the coding sequence ATGGCTACTCGGGACGACAGTCAGGCGACTGCACCGCAGGGACGGGCCCAGGCACGCACCTCGTTCATCAGTTGGACATCGATGGCGATCCTCATCGCCACAGCGGTCGCGAGCGTTCGCGGACTACCGGCCATGGCGGCCTACGACTGGGCGTCGATATTCCTCTACGTCCTGCCCGCGATCTTGTTCATGGTGCCGGTGGCGCTCGTGGCCGCCGAGCTGGCGAGCGGATGGAAGGGCGGGATCTTCGTCTGGGTCAAGGAGGCGTATGGCGACCGCCTCGGCTTCTTCGCGATCTGGCAGCAGTGGATGCAGAACGTCGCCTGGTACCCGGCCCAGCTCGCCTTCTTCGCCTCGGCCCTCGCGTACGTGTGGGATCCGGCCCTGGCCAACTCGGGCATCTTCACCGGCCTGATCATCCTGGTCGTGTACTGGATCTCGACGTTCATCGCCACCCTCGGTGTCGACGCGTTCGCCAAGGTCGGGACCTGGGGCTTCCTGGCCGGCACCCTCGTGCCGGCGGCGGCCCTGATCGTCTTCGCGGCGATCTTCTGGGCCGGCGGCGGCACCTCGCACCTCCCGCCGATCGGTGATGCGGAGTGGTTCCCGAAGTTCACCGGGCTGGCCAGCATCGTGCTGATCGTCAGCAACTTCCTCTCCTACGCCGGCATGGAGATGAACGCCGTCCACGTCAACGAGATGCGGCGGCCCAGCACCGAGTTCCCGAAGGCGATCGTCTTGTCGGTGATCCTCATCCTGTTCGTCTTCATCCTGCCCACCCTGGCCATCTCGGTCGCGGTCCCCGGCTCCAGCGTCAACCTGACCCAGGGGGTGCTCCAGGCCTTCGACGTCTTCTTCAACCACCTCGGGATGTCGTGGGGCACCACCGTGATGGCCCTGCTGATCGTCATCGGGATCCTCGCCTCGGTGGTCACCTGGATCCCGGGACCGAGCAAGGGATTGCTGCTGGTCGGCAAGGAGGGATACCTGCCCCCGCGCCTGCAGGGCACCAACAGCCACGGGATGCAGGTCCCGATCATGATGGTGCAGGGCATCATCGTGACGGCGATGGCCGTCCTCTTCGCCATCTTGCCGTCGGTGCAGTCGGTCTTCTGGATCCTCACCGCCATGGCCGTGCAGCTCTACCTGCTGATGTACATGGTCATGTTCCTCGCCGGCATGCGCCTGCGCCGCACCCACCCCGACGTCAAGCGCGGCTTCCGCACGCCTGCCATGACCCTGGTCGGGTCGGTCGGCTTCGTGGCGAGCGTCGCCGCCTTCCTCCTCGGCTTCGTCGAGCCGTCGGGCAACGCGGACGCGACGCCGCAGGGCGTGTACATCCTGATCCTCGTGGCCGGCATCGTCCTCCTCGGCGTGTGGCCGTTCGTCCTCTACAAGCTGCGCAAGCCGGAGTGGAAGATCGAGACCTCCCCGGACAACACCCATTCCGACACGACGGCCCAGGAGGCGTGA